A single genomic interval of Lynx canadensis isolate LIC74 chromosome A2, mLynCan4.pri.v2, whole genome shotgun sequence harbors:
- the CNN1 gene encoding calponin-1 isoform X1 has translation MSSAHFNRGPAYGLSAEVKNKLAQKYDHQREQELREWIEGVTGRRIGNNFMDGLKDGIILCEFINKLQPGSVKKVNESTQNWHQLENIGNFIKAITKYGVKPHDIFEANDLFENTNHTQVQSTLLALASMAKTKGNKVNVGVKYAEKQERRFEPEKLREGRNIIGLQMGTNKFASQQGMTAYGTRRHLYDPKLGTDQPLDQATISLQMGSNKGASQAGMTAPGTKRQIFEPGLGMEHCDTLNVSLQMGSNKGASQRGMTVYGLPRQVYDPKYCLTPEYPELGEPAHNHHPHNYYNSA, from the exons ATGTCTTCTGCTCACTTCAACCGGGGCCCCGCCTATGGGTTGTCGGCTGAGGTCAAGAACAAG ctggccCAGAAGTACGACCACCAGCGGGAGCAGGAGCTTCGAGAATGGATCGAGGGGGTGACAGGGCGCCGCATCGGCAACAACTTCATGGACGGCCTCAAAGATGGCATCATTCTTTGCGA GTTCATCAATAAACTCCAGCCGGGCTCCGTGAAGAAGGTCAACGAGTCGACCCAAAACTGGCACCAG CTGGAAAACATCGGCAACTTCATCAAGGCCATCACCAAGTATGGGGTGAAGCCCCACGACATTTTCGAGGCCAACGACCTGTTTGAGAACACCAACCACACCCAGGTGCAGTCTACCCTCCTGGCCCTGGCCAGCATG GCCAAGACGAAAGGGAATAAAGTGAACGTAGGGGTGAAGTACGCGGAGAAGCAGGAACGGAGATTTGAGCCAGAGAAGCTACGAGAAGGGAGGAACATCATCGGGCTTCAG ATGGGCACGAACAAGTTTGCCAGCCAGCAGGGCATGACGGCCTACGGCACCCGGCGCCACCTGTACGACCCCAAGCTGGGCACGGACCAGCCCCTGGACCAGGCTACCATCAGCCTGCAGATGGGCAGCAACAAGGGGGCCAGCCag GCCGGGATGACCGCACCCGGGACCAAGCGACAGATCTTCGAGCCGGGGCTGGGCATGGAGCATTGCGACACGCTCAACGTCAGCCTGCAGATGGGCAGCAACAAGGGGGCCTCGCAGCGGGGCATGACGGTGTACGGGCTGCCGCGCCAGGTCTATGACCCCAAGTACTGCCTGACGCCCGAGTACCCGGAGCTGGGCGAGCCTGCCCACAACCACCACCCGCACAACTACTACAACTCGGCCTAG
- the CNN1 gene encoding calponin-1 isoform X2, with protein sequence MDGLKDGIILCEFINKLQPGSVKKVNESTQNWHQLENIGNFIKAITKYGVKPHDIFEANDLFENTNHTQVQSTLLALASMAKTKGNKVNVGVKYAEKQERRFEPEKLREGRNIIGLQMGTNKFASQQGMTAYGTRRHLYDPKLGTDQPLDQATISLQMGSNKGASQAGMTAPGTKRQIFEPGLGMEHCDTLNVSLQMGSNKGASQRGMTVYGLPRQVYDPKYCLTPEYPELGEPAHNHHPHNYYNSA encoded by the exons ATGGACGGCCTCAAAGATGGCATCATTCTTTGCGA GTTCATCAATAAACTCCAGCCGGGCTCCGTGAAGAAGGTCAACGAGTCGACCCAAAACTGGCACCAG CTGGAAAACATCGGCAACTTCATCAAGGCCATCACCAAGTATGGGGTGAAGCCCCACGACATTTTCGAGGCCAACGACCTGTTTGAGAACACCAACCACACCCAGGTGCAGTCTACCCTCCTGGCCCTGGCCAGCATG GCCAAGACGAAAGGGAATAAAGTGAACGTAGGGGTGAAGTACGCGGAGAAGCAGGAACGGAGATTTGAGCCAGAGAAGCTACGAGAAGGGAGGAACATCATCGGGCTTCAG ATGGGCACGAACAAGTTTGCCAGCCAGCAGGGCATGACGGCCTACGGCACCCGGCGCCACCTGTACGACCCCAAGCTGGGCACGGACCAGCCCCTGGACCAGGCTACCATCAGCCTGCAGATGGGCAGCAACAAGGGGGCCAGCCag GCCGGGATGACCGCACCCGGGACCAAGCGACAGATCTTCGAGCCGGGGCTGGGCATGGAGCATTGCGACACGCTCAACGTCAGCCTGCAGATGGGCAGCAACAAGGGGGCCTCGCAGCGGGGCATGACGGTGTACGGGCTGCCGCGCCAGGTCTATGACCCCAAGTACTGCCTGACGCCCGAGTACCCGGAGCTGGGCGAGCCTGCCCACAACCACCACCCGCACAACTACTACAACTCGGCCTAG
- the ELOF1 gene encoding transcription elongation factor 1 homolog isoform X1: MGRRKSKRKPPPKKKMTGTLETQFTCPFCNHEKSCDVKMDRARNTGVISCTVCLEEFQTPITYLSEPVDVYSDWIDACEAANQ, translated from the exons ATGGGGCGCAGAAAGTCCAAACGGAAGCCACCCCCCAAGAAGAAGATGACAGGCACCTTAGAGACCCAGTTCACCTGCCCCTTCTGCAACCACGAGAAGTCTTGTGACGtgaaaat GGACCGGGCCCGCAACACCGGAGTCATCTCGTGTACCGTGTGCCTAGAGGAGTTCCAGACGCCCATCACAT ATCTGTCAGAACCGGTGGACGTGTACAGCGATTGGATAGATGCCTGCGAGGCAGCCAACCAGTAG
- the ELOF1 gene encoding transcription elongation factor 1 homolog isoform X2, whose translation MGRRKSKRKPPPKKKMTGTLETQFTCPFCNHEKSCDVKMDRARNTGVISCTVCLEEFQTPITSQICQNRWTCTAIG comes from the exons ATGGGGCGCAGAAAGTCCAAACGGAAGCCACCCCCCAAGAAGAAGATGACAGGCACCTTAGAGACCCAGTTCACCTGCCCCTTCTGCAACCACGAGAAGTCTTGTGACGtgaaaat GGACCGGGCCCGCAACACCGGAGTCATCTCGTGTACCGTGTGCCTAGAGGAGTTCCAGACGCCCATCACAT CCCAGATCTGTCAGAACCGGTGGACGTGTACAGCGATTGGATAG